Proteins found in one Camelus bactrianus isolate YW-2024 breed Bactrian camel chromosome X, ASM4877302v1, whole genome shotgun sequence genomic segment:
- the LOC141576282 gene encoding melanoma-associated antigen 8-like, which yields MLNAVLRDDQDHFPVVLSQASECLQLVFGVDVKEVDPREHSYVLVPTLGLTCDGMLGDGQSMPKNGLLVMLLGVILLEGECATEEKMWEALSVMGVYPGREHCIYGEPRELITNVWVREGYVEYLQVPNSDPPCYELLWGPRDHAETSKLQVLEHLLRVNTRNLSSFLSLSEEVLSDEKEWP from the coding sequence ATGCTGAATGCGGTCCTCAGAGATGACCAGGACCACTTCCCTGTGGTCTTGAGCCAAGCCTCTGAGTGTCTGCAGCTGGTctttggggtggatgtgaaggaggtGGACCCCAGGGAGCACTCGTAtgtcctggtccccaccctgggcctcacctgTGACGGGATGCTGGGCGATGGGCAGAGCATGCCCAAGAACGGCCTCCTGGTGATGCTCCTGGGTGTGATCCTCCTGGAGGGAGAGTGCGCCACTGAGGAGAAGATGTGGGAAGCACTGAGTGTCATGGGGGTGTATCCCGGGAGGGAGCACTGCATCTACggggagcccagggagctcaTCACCAACGTGTGGGTGCGGGAGGGGTATGTGGAGTACCTGCAGGTGCCCAACAGCGATCCCCCTTGCTACGAGCTCCTGTGGGGGCCCCGGGACCACGCGGAGACCAGCAAGCTGCAAGTCCTGGAGCATTTGCTCAGGGTCAATACAAGGAATCTCAGTTCCTTCCTGTCCCTGTCTGAAGAGGTGTTGAGTGATGAGAAAGAGTGGCCCTGA